From Camelina sativa cultivar DH55 chromosome 5, Cs, whole genome shotgun sequence:
AATTTCGCAGCAAATGAAGACAAGATGTTAATAACCCTCTTAGCGCTTAATTCAGTAGCAAAAACAGCAGATGCGACTAGTAGAGTTGCTGCACAGCAGAACACAAGCATCATACCAACATACTCACTCTGGTGCGTGGACAATCCATATGCCTACTTTACAAGAGTGATTTGAACCTAAAATGGGCTAGTGAAAATGGTGCTAATTGCTTACCTAGGAAGCTTCTTATGGGTTCGTGTATTCACATACGTGGCTTATATTGCTGCTCAGATAGCATGACCTGTAAGATTATCAGGTGTGGTTTTAAGAGAGCgtatattttgtatatgaactatgtataattaacaatataagaaATCGGTATATTACCTAATCTTTGGCTACATCCCCAGAAGACCAGAACAATGAAATTGCTTATTTCTCTGTTAGATAAGTGTAACCGATCCTAGTTGTAGCATCAAACAATTCAGCGAACTGAGCAGTAGCAAACCTGATTTTATCGCAGAGACATCCCAGTTTAAAATACCGAGTAAGCTGTAAATCTCTGTAGATTTAGGATGTCTTTTCCCACAAGATACAAACTCATGAACTTCAAAATCCACTTCAATCGAACTGCAGCCAACTTCCTTCTCCATTTGTCTTTCCTTCATCAAAAGCCTCTGCTCAACTGCCTCTTCGAACAAGCCATAAGAAGCATAAGCGTTCGACATGAGCACATAGCCACAAGTTTCACCTGGATCCAGCTTCTTCAAAGATTTTGCTGCGCGTTTAGCCATCTCAACATTACCGTTTTTCCTGCAAGCTGCAAGCAAAGAACTCCATATAATAGCATCTTCTTCCACCGGCATCTTCTTTATCAATGATTCTGCTTCATCAAGGTACCCCGCTCCACCCAGCACATTAACCATGCAAGTGTAGTGTTTTATTGATGGCTCAATCATATACTTTTCTCTCATTAATCTGAAAAATTCCCCAGCTTTATGCACTTCCCCAGAGTAAGCACAAGCTGTTAAAACACCAATGAAACTGACTGAATCTGGTTCCAAGCCAAAACGCTCTAACTCCAAGAACAAATCCATAGCCCTGTCCTCGCATCCATTATTAGCTAGACCAAGAATCATCGAATTCCAACACGATAATTGCTTCTTCTTACGAGCACACTCAAACACCTTTAGACCTTCCTCAATACACCCGCACTTGCAGTACATATCAATGAGTGCTGTTATAACTATACCATTCAATTCAAATCTATTCCTAACTATATACTCATGTATCCACCTCCCTTGCTCGTTTGCTCCAAGGTATGCACAAGCATTCAACAGACTCACCATCGTAAACCCATCAGGTTTCACATCTCTCTCCTGCATCTCTAGAAACATCTCCAACGCATCCTTAAATTTACCATTCCTCACAAACCCACTAATCATAGAGTTCCAAGAAACTTCATTCCTCTGCGGCATTTCATCAAACAGTTTCTGTGCATGATCAATCAATCCACATTTAGCAAAGCCCATCATCATCGAATTccaagaaacaacatcaaaaccaGTCATCCCCTCAAAGACTCTCCAAGCTTCAACAACATACCCACAAGTCACGTACATTTGCAACATCGTGTTCCGTATAAATGAGTCGTCTTCGAGTCCCTCTTTAATAACCCTCCCGTGCAACTGCCTCCCATCACGAGCTTTCCCAATTAAACCATAAGCTTTGAACACCGAAGGATAAGTCAATCTCTGCGGCTTCACATACGGAGAAGAACACAACATATCGATGAATACCCAAATCGCCATCTCTGGAAACGAGCTCCGTGAGAAACCACGGATTATAGTGTTCCACACAAATGGGTTCTTGTGATTGATCCTTGTGAATACCAAATAAGCGTAATTCATATCTGACGGAGACGCGCAGCAGAAGGCGAGGACACGGCTCGCGGCAACAGTATCTGAGATTAAACCGGTTTTGATGAGATTGGCGTGAACTTGCTTTAGTTCTCTCATCGTACTGCATTGTGTGTCTATCAATCGGAGATAAGAAGACGGTGACGGAATCGCCGGTACTGTCACACCGGAGTTGCATAACATCGTCGGAGACATGTTTAAAGGTGAGACATTtatgggaaaaaacaaaaacttatccTTTTGCGGGAGATTTACACACGTGTGGGAATATTGAACAACAGAACCACACGTGTTTGGGTTTTTGTATTTTCTGAACTTTTAAACGATTCAATCAACAAGAAGAGAGTACACAATGTCTCTAGTTATTTCAGCAAAAGTGATATGATTATTTCATAAATTGATCATCTAGGATAGGAGCACATCTCTTAAAGAGTACAAATTCAAGGCAAAACCACCAAAACGAGCAAAAGAACCACGCTTTATCTCTGTTGCTTCATATCTGCAGAGCATCAGCAATGGATCCTGCGAGGCTCAAGACTTCGAAAGGAGCTTTGTTTCTTATGGCCTTAACCGTCTGTGGACATGAATCTGTGATCCAGAAGTAAGCAAACGCTTCTTCCAATCCTAATTCGAAGAAACAATAATGAAGACTTCAGTTTTAAAGatacaacaaaaatgtaaagaaCAAT
This genomic window contains:
- the LOC104785067 gene encoding pentatricopeptide repeat-containing protein At2g42920, chloroplastic-like, yielding MSPTMLCNSGVTVPAIPSPSSYLRLIDTQCSTMRELKQVHANLIKTGLISDTVAASRVLAFCCASPSDMNYAYLVFTRINHKNPFVWNTIIRGFSRSSFPEMAIWVFIDMLCSSPYVKPQRLTYPSVFKAYGLIGKARDGRQLHGRVIKEGLEDDSFIRNTMLQMYVTCGYVVEAWRVFEGMTGFDVVSWNSMMMGFAKCGLIDHAQKLFDEMPQRNEVSWNSMISGFVRNGKFKDALEMFLEMQERDVKPDGFTMVSLLNACAYLGANEQGRWIHEYIVRNRFELNGIVITALIDMYCKCGCIEEGLKVFECARKKKQLSCWNSMILGLANNGCEDRAMDLFLELERFGLEPDSVSFIGVLTACAYSGEVHKAGEFFRLMREKYMIEPSIKHYTCMVNVLGGAGYLDEAESLIKKMPVEEDAIIWSSLLAACRKNGNVEMAKRAAKSLKKLDPGETCGYVLMSNAYASYGLFEEAVEQRLLMKERQMEKEVGCSSIEVDFEVHEFVSCGKRHPKSTEIYSLLGILNWDVSAIKSAKD